The Pelodiscus sinensis isolate JC-2024 chromosome 13, ASM4963464v1, whole genome shotgun sequence genome includes a region encoding these proteins:
- the CYSLTR1 gene encoding cysteinyl leukotriene receptor 1, protein MEYTGNATSLSGNNTLCHVTIDDFRNKVYSTLYCMITILGFVGNGFVLCVLIKTFQQKTAFQIYMLNLAVSDLLCVCTLPLRVVYYVHRGNWFFGDFLCRISSYAFYVNLYCSILFMTAMSFSRCMAIVFPVQNLNLVTEKKAKLACLGIWIFVTLTSSPFLLSGSYQEGNKTKCFEPPKSNQMNDLLVLHYIALFVGFIIPFSVITICYAMIIRTLLKNSLKKNQTTRKKAIWMIIIVTSAFLVSFTPYHIQRTIHLYFLKKTDSSCEAILFMQKSVVITLSLAASNCCFDPLLYFFSGGNFRRRLSTFRKASSSSVIQGPRKKLSLKEKDEEPLQESHK, encoded by the coding sequence ATGGAGTATACAGGAAATGCAACATCATTGAGCGGCAACAACACCCTGTGCCATGTGACCATTGATGACTTCCGAAATAAAGTGTATTCCACGTTGTACTGCATGATCACAATTCTGGGCTTTGTTGGAAATGGCTTTGTACTGTGTGTCCTCATAAAAACGTTTCAGCAGAAGACAGCCTTTCAGATCTACATGCTGAATCTTGCAGTGTCAGACCTCCTCTGTGTATGCACACTGCCTCTTCGAGTTGTGTATTATGTTCACAGAGGCAACTGGTTCTTTGGTGATTTCTTATGCAGAATTAGCTCCTATGCATTCTACGTCAACCTGTATTGTAGCATTTTATTCATGACGGCCATGAGTTTCTCTCGCTGCATGGCCATAGTTTTCCCTGTCCAGAATCTCAATTTGGTAACCGAAAAAAAGGCCAAACTCGCATGTCTGGGCATCTGGATTTTTGTCACCCTGACAAGTTCTCCATTTTTACTGAGTGGATCTTACCAAGAGGGTAACAAGACAAAGTGTTTTGAACCACCAAAGAGCAATCAGATGAACGATCTGCTGGTCCTACATTATATTGCGCTGTTTGTAGGTTTTATTATTCCCTTTAGTGTCATAACTATCTGTTATGCCATGATCATAAGGACCTTACTGAAAAATTCACTGAAGAAGAATCAGACAACTCGTAAGAAGGCCATCTGGATGATAATCATTGTAACTTCTGCCTTCCTGGTCAGCTTCACCCCTTACCATATTCAGCGCACAATCCACCTTTACTTTCTGAAGAAGACAGACTCGAGCTGCGAAGCCATCCTTTTCATGCAGAAATCAGTAGTGATAACTCTATCCTTGGCAGCTTCAAACTGTTGCTTTGACCCACTTTTGTATTTCTTTTCAGGGGGCAACTTTCGGAGGAGACTTTCCACTTTTAGAAAGGCTTCCTCCTCCAGCGTGATACAGGGACCCAGGAAAAAGCTATCATTAAAGGAAAAAGATGAAGAGCCATTACAAGAAAGCCATAAATAA